One genomic region from Leishmania braziliensis MHOM/BR/75/M2904 complete genome, chromosome 35 encodes:
- a CDS encoding putative ubiquitin-activating enzyme e1 has protein sequence MEPESGTSINQKYLDQQSRTIGTYGLETMAKLISFKVIIVGCGGVGIEIAKNLALAGIHTIRFYDPRMPTVQDMGVNFAVTPQSMASGKTMAELSAAYISELNPNTRVRVLTELAEATVADNVALIFTAAAPDLSLTTLKKWNTFCHNHVPTISFVLALQMGTMGSVFADHGPYFVVRDADGRPMLQKLITEVATLRDKTGELYTRIRYETPEGQTPGALRDYTQIKLSEVQGLLQPDGTSVNGQVYDAIVCPSDPRDTVRVYPAFETQGYSPYQTGGFLHELKEVTTLAFRPLSEALPAPGAFIPVSPMMDNSEESLTHLTLHALLQYADSHGGQLPELHNAAQAAAVVELAKKILEDNKAMPVPPEQRVTGKPSKAEFPYKLPPPPVPVPMVLDNLDERAVLADALLARAELQPLASFFGAVVAQEIVKITGKYSPIHQWFHLSCAAVQPQCPNYSSDEFRPMNSRYDHIISIFGKDFQQRLGNLRLFMVGCGALGCENIKNFALCGITCGPNGSLIVTDNDRIEVSNLSRQFLFREENVGQSKSAAAAARMRQMNPEVKVDARQDFIGLTTEHLYPDPFWQSLNVVVNALDNIEARLYVDQQCVRFQKVLLEAGTMGTGGNVDIIVPGRTTSYADGGAPDQTGGIPMCTLRNFPYIYDHCIEWARAQFDDMFVSPMQTAQQIIEDPAAFTQRIYHEVASGSSAGERRSLIEKNMGPLKLLKRTLTILADGPTMDKCAALGWEQLFKMFRDRILDLQAAFPRGAKRKNGEDFWSGHRKYPSALETSTAGISKNLDAKNFLVATINLYACMFGVHPPKHEARFNYEKSRWMQEYRTDEWIQAEVSKLTIPAYVAGSVDNLDDDLAADVQEGKQTSTEEAEAELHGLLADVAALASKCKGSKAAALEFEKDDDDNFQIDFVAAASNLRAENYGIPTQDRMKVKLVAGKIIPAIATTTSAVTGLGLIELFKVLQEKDVSVLRNGMLDVGTNNYVLFERDLPIKNLTKVVATYIPEQDYTYKKKIIRVPEGFTKYDMIRIPITAATTVKEFATKFEAALNKTLPDGIDYAYEVDGIGVGKGMLWNGRPSHPKTNESLMKVIEEQKVIEAGGTLPAPFWQSRVQFCDLSVTVSVDDGDDTVDEVDVETATVCLEIQQ, from the coding sequence atggagcCTGAGAGCGGAACGTCGATCAACCAGAAGTATCTGGACCAACAGAGCCGCACCATCGGCACCTATGGCCTCGAGACCATGGCAAAGCTAATCTCCTTCAAGGTGATTATTGTGGGGTGCGGTGGCGTTGGGATCGAGATCGCGAAGAACCTAGCACTTGCTGGCATTCACACTATCCGCTTCTATGACCCTCGCATGCCGACGGTGCAGGACATGGGTGTGAATTTTGCCGTCACACCGCAGTCCATGGCATCAGGCAAGACGATGGCGGAGCTGTCTGCTGCTTATATTTCTGAGCTGAACCCCAACACGCGCGTGCGAGTACTGACAGAGTTGGCAGAGGCCACCGTCGCAGACAACGTCGCTCTCATCTTCACAGCCGCGGCGCCAGATCTCAGCCTCACGACGCTGAAGAAATGGAACACTTTCTGCCACAATCACGTGCCGACCATCTCATTTGTGCTGGCGCTTCAGATGGGCACAATGGGGTCCGTGTTTGCCGACCACGGTCCTTACTTCGTTGTCAGGGACGCCGACGGGCGGCCCATGCTACAGAAGCTCATCACGGAAGTGGCGACGCTTCGTGACAAGACAGGTGAGTTGTATACACGCATCCGCTACGAGACGCCCGAAGGGCAGACGCCTGGCGCCTTACGCGACTATACACAGATAAAGCTGAGCGAAGTACAGGGGCTTCTCCAACCAGACGGCACCTCTGTGAATGGTCAGGTATACGACGCCATCGTCTGCCCCTCGGACCCACGGGATACTGTACGCGTGTATCCGGCGTTTGAGACGCAGGGGTACAGCCCATATCAGACAGGCGGGTTTCTTCATGAGTTGAAAGAGGTAACGACACTTGCCTTCCGCCCCCTAAGTGaagcgctgccggcgccagGGGCCTTCATCCCAGTGAGCCCGATGATGGACAACTCCGAAGAGTCGCTGACCCATCTGACGTTGCATGCGCTGCTTCAGTACGCCGACTCGCATGGGGGGCAGCTGCCTGAGCTTCACAACGCAGCGCAGGCCGCTGCGGTAGTTGAGCTGGCGAAGAAGATCCTGGAGGACAATAAGGCGATGCCCGTGCCACCGGAGCAGCGTGTCACTGGCAAACCCAGCAAGGCGGAGTTCCCCTACaagttgccgccgccgccagtgccGGTGCCGATGGTGCTCGACAACCTAGATGAAAGGGCCGTCTTGGCAGATGCTCTGCTCGCCCGCGCTGAGCTGCAACCCCTTGCCTCCTTCTTTGGTGCTGTCGTAGCCCAGGAGATTGTGAAGATTACCGGCAAATATTCCCCCATCCACCAGTGGTTCCACCTCTCttgtgcagctgtgcagccCCAATGTCCTAActacagcagcgacgagtTCCGTCCGATGAACTCGCGGTACGATCACATCATCTCCATCTTTGGCAAAGACTTCCAGCAACGGCTCGGGAACCTGCGTCTCTTCATGGTCGGGTGCGGCGCACTCGGCTGCGAGAACATCAAGAACTTCGCGCTCTGCGGCATCACCTGCGGCCCCAACGGCTCTCTCATCGTGACCGACAACGACCGCATCGAGGTGTCAAACCTCAGTCGGCAGTTTCTCTTCCGCGAGGAAAACGTCGGGCAGTCCAAATCGGCGGCTGCGGCCGCCCGTATGCGGCAGATGAACCCTGAGGTCAAGGTGGACGCTCGCCAGGACTTCATTGGTCTGACCACTGAGCACCTCTACCCCGACCCATTCTGGCAGTCGCTGAACGTTGTGGTCAACGCGCTGGACAACATAGAAGCCCGTCTCTATGTCGACCAGCAGTGCGTTCGCTTCCAGAAGGTACTCCTTGAGGCGGGCACCATGGGTACCGGCGGCAACGTTGATATTATCGTACCAGGCAGGACGACGTCGtacgccgacggcggcgcgccagATCAAACGGGCGGCATACCTATGTGCACACTGCGCAATTTCCCGTACATCTACGACCACTGCATAGAGTGGGCCCGGGCGCAGTTTGATGACATGTTCGTGTCGCCAATgcagacggcgcagcagatcATCGAGGACCCTGCCGCCTTCACCCAGCGCATCTACCACGAGGTGGCTAGTGGCTCGAGCGCTGGGGAGCGGCGTAGCCTTATTGAGAAGAACATGGGCCCGCTCAAACTGCTGAAGCGAACGCTGACAATTCTTGCCGATGGCCCGACGATGGACAAGTGCGCCGCGCTTGGCTGGGAACAGCTCTTCAAGATGTTCCGCGACCGAATTCTCGACCTTCAGGCGGCCTTCCCGCGCGGCGCCAAGAGGAAGAACGGCGAGGATTTCTGGAGTGGTCATCGCAAGTATCCATCGGCGCTCGAAACGTCGACCGCTGGGATTTCGAAGAATCTAGACGCAAAGAACTTCCTGGTGGCGACTATCAACCTGTACGCGTGCATGTTTGGAGTGCACCCGCCGAAGCACGAGGCGCGCTTCAACTATGAGAAGAGCCGCTGGATGCAGGAGTACCGTACGGACGAGTGGATTCAGGCAGAGGTGAGCAAGCTGACGATACCAGCGTACGTGGCAGGCTCCGTCGACAACCTCGACGACGACTTGGCCGCCGATGTGCAGGAGGGCAAACAAACGTCTACggaggaggccgaggccGAGCTGCACGGGTTACTGGCGGACGTTGCCGCCCTGGCGTCCAAGTGCAAAGGCAGCAAGGCGGCCGCGCTGGAGTTCGagaaggacgacgacgataATTTCCAAATTGACTTTGTAGCTGCAGCCAGCAACCTCCGCGCTGAGAACTACGGAATCCCAACGCAGGATCGGATGAAAGTGAAGCTTGTTGCTGGGAAGATTATCCCTGCCATCGCGACCACAACTTCCGCCGTGACGGGCTTGGGGCTCATTGAGCTCTTTAAGGTCTTGCAGGAGAAGGACGTCTCAGTGCTGCGCAACGGTATGCTAGACGTGGGCACAAACAACTACGTTCTCTTTGAACGCGACCTGCCCATCAAGAACCTCACCAAGGTGGTGGCCACCTACATCCCAGAGCAGGATTACACGTACAAGAAGAAGATCATTCGCGTGCCGGAGGGGTTCACCAAGTATGATATGATTCGCATCCCTATCACAGCGGCGACCACGGTAAAGGAGTTTGCAACGAAGTTTGAAGCTGCGCTGAATAAGACCCTTCCTGATGGTATTGACTACGCGTACGAGGTGGACGGGATCGGTGTTGGCAAGGGTATGCTGTGGAACGGCCGCCCCAGCCACCCAAAGACGAACGAGTCTCTCATGAAGGTGATTGAGGAGCAGAAGGTGATTGAGGCAGGCGGCACGCTACCAGCACCATTTTGGCAGAGCCGCGTACAGTTCTGTGACCTATCCGTGACAGTTTCCgtcgacgacggcgatgacACTGTGGACGAGGTGGACGTAGAGACGGCCACTGTGTGTCTTGAAATTCAACAGTAG